One part of the Musa acuminata AAA Group cultivar baxijiao chromosome BXJ1-5, Cavendish_Baxijiao_AAA, whole genome shotgun sequence genome encodes these proteins:
- the LOC135674831 gene encoding (S)-8-oxocitronellyl enol synthase CYC2-like, translated as MMMMSSTAAAAASGAGGGGIHGDGSAANVALVAGATGLVGRELVTALLLSACSREWKLVYGVARCPPETDDDGDRHGDRYRFVACNMLDRDETMAKLGPLGDRVTHVFWVTWASQFPLNSQECCDQNRAMISNALDALLLPSCGGAFRHFALQTGTKHYTPLEAGGSGSGCFDEDSPRAVGRDVRNFYYVQEDLLEERLRGRRISWSVHRPGLLLGASRRSHFNLVGSLCVYASICRHLGLPFLFYGNRLCWEEPSLDASDARLVAQQHIWWATSSPEGRQGEAFNAINGTAFTWKEVWPLLAAKFGMLPPAVAGTGTSGGDVDAMLEDLVSERATYVEVMGDKGGAWEEIVEKEGLRSTRMEDLANWGFLDALFGLPFKILASNAKARRLGFTAIYRTPESLLYWVDRMREDRLIPSW; from the coding sequence atgatgatgatgtcgtcgacagcagcagcggcggcgagtgGAGCCGGAGGCGGAGGCATCCATGGCGACGGGAGTGCGGCGAATGTGGCGCTGGTTGCGGGTGCAACCGGTCTGGTGGGCCGGGAGCTGGTGACCGCCCTCCTCCTCTCCGCCTGTTCTCGCGAATGGAAGTTGGTCTACGGTGTCGCTCGCTGTCCCCCGGAGACCGATGACGATGGTGATCGGCACGGCGACAGGTACCGCTTCGTGGCGTGCAATATGCTGGACCGCGATGAGACGATGGCGAAGCTGGGGCCACTGGGGGACCGCGTCACGCACGTCTTCTGGGTGACATGGGCGAGCCAGTTCCCGCTGAACTCCCAGGAATGCTGCGACCAGAACCGCGCGATGATCTCCAACGCCCTCGACGCCCTCCTCCTCCCCTCATGCGGTGGCGCCTTCAGGCACTTTGCCCTACAGACCGGCACCAAGCACTACACACCCCTCGAGGCGGGCGGCAGCGGTTCCGGCTGCTTCGATGAGGATAGCCCCCGGGCGGTTGGCCGAGACGTGCGCAACTTTTATTACGTGCAGGAGGACCTGCTCGAGGAGAGGCTGCGGGGGCGTCGGATAAGCTGGTCGGTTCACCGCCCAGGGCTGTTGCTGGGCGCATCTCGGAGGTCCCACTTCAACCTGGTGGGGAGCCTGTGCGTGTACGCCAGCATCTGCCGGCACCTGGGCCTCCCGTTCCTCTTCTACGGCAACAGGCTCTGCTGGGAGGAGCCGTCCCTGGACGCCTCCGACGCCAGGCTCGTCGCCCAGCAGCACATTTGGTGGGCCACCTCCTCACCGGAAGGTCGCCAAGGCGAGGCCTTCAACGCGATCAACGGCACCGCTTTCACTTGGAAGGAGGTCTGGCCATTGCTGGCCGCCAAGTTCGGGATGCTGCCGCCTGCTGTAGCGGGCACAGGCACCAGCGGCGGCGACGTGGACGCAATGTTGGAAGACCTGGTGTCGGAGAGAGCGACGTACGTGGAAGTGATGGGAGACAAGGGCGGCGCTTGGGAGGAGATCGTGGAGAAGGAAGGCTTGCGATCCACAAGGATGGAGGATCTCGCCAACTGGGGTTTCCTGGACGCCCTGTTCGGCTTACCTTTTAAGATACTGGCCAGCAACGCCAAGGCCCGTCGCCTGGGTTTCACCGCAATCTATAGGACCCCGGAATCCCTGCTCTACTGGGTGGATCGCATGAGAGAAGACCGTCTCATACCTTCTTGGTAA
- the LOC135674830 gene encoding uncharacterized protein LOC135674830, translating to MEESMNRSLRRPAPGSTLTKETDEELALFIEMRKLEKERRDLRLHSTGELDPPLGSKPGSAPKFRIGASAPARKAGIDDFLNSNNGKNDYDWLLTPPGTPLFLSLDTDSKRSPTRENGIPKARPTVLRSRLANAPNPSRNLLASRQPPSYSVLNSSAAATRRPSSSGGPTHGVSRPATPTGSPALPAVSKPARPSTPTSRATLPSRSSAPPSRSSTPVRSSTPTARPSVSAANKPASRSTTPTRRPSAPSTAPVSSAPPRRSSSVTRSGSTISRSSAPPCGSSPTIKPRPLKPSDIPGFSLDTPPNLRTSLSERPSSASRGRPGGPSSRSSSVEPGPNVRPRRQSCSPSRGRVSNGNAHKGGSVQAPSKRQARDSDNSNPVVLGNRMVERTANVRRLAPPKQDNQRLTNDNLSGKTCVSPDSTGFGRSLSKQSLDMAFRHMDIRRSIPNSLRPLMANIPASSVYSVRSGSTRSRTVSASGSPLTTSSTTSSEQSVNNNMTCLGRNEIEDDLTSDKGVRCSSALSISR from the exons ATGGAAGAAAGCATGAATCGGAGCCTTAGGAGGCCAGCTCCGGGGAGCACATTGACGAAGGAGACGGACGAGGAGCTCGCCCTCTTCATCGAGATGCGGAAACTGGAGAAGGAGCGAAGAGACCTTCGCCTGCACAGTACCGGCGAACTCGATCCGCCGTTGG GATCTAAACCTGGCAGTGCTCCCAAATTCCGGATTGGCGCTTCAGCACCTGCGCGCAAGGCGGGTATTGATGACTTCCTGAATTCCAACAACGGAAAGAATGACTATGACTG GCTTCTTACACCACCAGGTACTCCACTTTTTCTGTCTTTGGATACTGATTCTAAAAGATCTCCTACGAGAGAGAATGGGATTCCAAAAGCTCGTCCCACAGTGCTGAGATCTCGG TTAGCAAATGCTCCAAATCCATCAAGGAACCTGTTGGCATCGAGGCAACCGCCATCATACTCTGTCTTGAACTCATCTGCTGCGGCAACTCGCAGGCCATCATCGTCTGGTGGACCCACTCATGGTGTATCTAGACCTGCAACTCCAACTGGAAGCCCTGCATTACCTGCTGTTTCAAAACCTGCCAGACCTTCCACTCCCACTTCTCGAGCTACTTTACCTTCAAGATCATCAGCTCCTCCGTCGCGATCATCAACACCTGTTAGATCATCTACACCAACGGCTAGGCCATCTGTATCAGCGGCCAACAAGCCTGCATCAAGGTCAACTACGCCTACGAGGCGACCTTCTGCCCCATCTACTGCACCTGTCAGTTCTGctccaccaagaagatcatcttcTGTAACGAGGTCAGGTTCAACAATATCTAGAAGTTCGGCACCACCATGTGGAAGCTCTCCGACCATAAAACCTCGACCATTGAAACCCTCAGATATTCCTGGTTTTTCTCTCGATACACCCCCCAACTTAAGGACTTCACTGTCTGAGAGGCCCTCCTCAGCTTCTCGGGGTAGACCTGGAGGACCCAGCAGTCGATCATCATCTGTTGAGCCTGGACCCAATGTTCGACCAAGGAGGCAGTCTTGCTCTCCATCCAGAGGAAGGGTCTCTAATGGTAATGCTCATAAAGGCGGTTCTGTTCAAGCACCAAGCAAGCGGCAAGCACGTGACAGCGACAACTCGAACCCAGTTGTGCTTGGTAACAGGATGGTTGAACGCACAGCGAACGTGAGAAGACTGGCACCCCCAAAGCAAGACAACCAACGACTGACCAATGATAACCTCTCCGGCAAAACTTGTGTTTCACCAGATAGCACTGGCTTTGGGAGATCACTATCAAAACAATCTTTGGATATGGCATTCAGGCATATG GATATAAGGAGGAGTATTCCCAACAGTCTGAGGCCATTGATGGCAAACATTCCAGCATCGTCTGTGTATAGTGTCAGGTCAGGCTCCACAAGAAGCAGGACGGTGAGTGCTTCAGGCTCTCCTCTCACCACAAGCAGCACAACCAGTTCTGAACAAAGTGTCAATAACAACATGACCTGTCTTGGTCGAAATGAAATTGAAGACGATCTTACCAGTGACAAGGGAGTCAGGTGCTCCTCTGCTCTCTCCATTTCCAGATAA